A single region of the Chitinophaga niabensis genome encodes:
- a CDS encoding TonB-dependent receptor: MKKNIPNAGFLLSGMKSRLLPALIIISLFSFRTAFAQDVLNNPVTINLKQETLKNALDKIALQGKVSFTYGGNVLQNRNKVNLSASNKPLKSVLDELLRPFPLKYTALENKIIIREDESRAASSPADSLFKINGRVFDTGEPPIPIPGATVIVKGENRATTTDDKGNFELRVRIGEVLIFSHTGYKPFEYPVINNRDNLTIALPENVSTLDQVVVTGYSEQKMKHLANSISALNVKSNIEGKPITQLSQALQGGITGLTVTQSSGLPGGDAAAIKIRGISTLGTTAPLVLVDGVPTNINDVDPVTVESVTVLKDAAAAAIYGSRAANGVIIITTKRGQAGQVHIVYDAFAGFQKAAYLPEFVDAPTYMEMVNAAQANIGGNPIYTNDVIQKTRDGVDPLLYPNTDWKKLVLKNQAFSQQHSIGVTGGNSQARFAVNGTYLQQDGIINQTSAERYSLRANTSVTLRKNLSMYLDLSLSRKETNRPINRYTNFQDGDGAGYILYETFRVPPNIVSKYPLRADGYQAYGNYAEMLNPVAELEQGGFTKSREDNISINFQPQWEVLPGLKLKGQYLFRLLSTGNITSRDAYNFLDYYTNALLFQYGSTHTSAIYKRNYQYMAATLDYTRTYNKHTIYAVGGITRETDNPDQSNQFAEATLASYFVKVNYIFNDKYLFESTLRTDGSSKFGPGKKWGYFPSVAAGWNVHKEPFMQGVKFISNLKLRASYGLLGNNQGIGLYKYQSTTNTNGTEATIGNPDLTWESVKMLDAGVDIGLLKDKLNFTFDWYNKLTENILLNAPLSYSSGIGPQPINAGSVRNKGWELALNYATNIKAVSLGFNAGYSYYKNSILALKDGPYYDKNTIQKEGLPIGSAYGYRTMGLLQQKDVDAGVPMIGSKTPSGPTQTAGDIRYMDLNNDGTITEADQTVIGNTNPQGNYFLNVRVGFKNFDVETLLNGFTASDVFYTGRYITPLNLSGGGGTPMVWQQDTWTPANTDAAYPRITPSPTDNARFSDYWRTNGAFIRVRFIQIGYTIKSPLFTRAGISNARIYFNTQNPFTITSMKYLDPETKGTDNTYPLMRFYTLGVNIKL, from the coding sequence ATGAAAAAAAATATACCTAACGCAGGTTTTTTGCTTTCGGGAATGAAAAGCAGGTTACTTCCTGCACTAATTATTATATCGCTTTTTTCCTTTCGTACCGCTTTTGCACAAGATGTATTGAATAATCCTGTTACGATTAACCTGAAACAGGAAACACTGAAAAATGCGTTGGACAAGATTGCCCTGCAGGGAAAAGTTTCATTTACATATGGAGGGAATGTGCTGCAGAACAGGAACAAAGTAAACCTGTCTGCCAGTAACAAACCGCTCAAAAGTGTACTGGATGAATTACTTCGTCCGTTTCCATTAAAATATACTGCACTTGAGAACAAGATCATCATCCGTGAAGATGAAAGCAGAGCGGCATCATCACCTGCGGACAGCCTTTTTAAGATAAACGGACGGGTATTCGATACTGGGGAACCACCCATACCCATACCTGGTGCCACCGTAATTGTAAAAGGAGAGAACCGGGCGACCACTACGGATGATAAGGGAAATTTTGAACTAAGGGTACGTATTGGTGAAGTACTCATCTTTTCCCATACCGGTTACAAACCTTTTGAATATCCCGTTATCAATAACAGGGATAACCTTACCATTGCATTACCGGAAAATGTTTCCACACTGGACCAGGTAGTGGTAACAGGTTATTCCGAACAGAAGATGAAACACCTGGCCAACTCCATCAGCGCCCTGAATGTAAAGTCTAATATAGAGGGGAAACCAATCACGCAATTGTCCCAGGCTTTGCAGGGAGGTATTACAGGACTTACCGTAACACAAAGCTCCGGCCTTCCAGGTGGGGATGCTGCTGCCATAAAAATACGTGGTATATCCACACTCGGTACAACAGCTCCACTGGTGTTGGTAGATGGTGTTCCCACCAATATCAACGATGTGGACCCGGTAACTGTGGAAAGCGTAACGGTATTAAAAGATGCAGCAGCAGCAGCTATCTACGGATCAAGGGCTGCCAATGGTGTGATCATCATTACTACCAAACGTGGTCAGGCAGGGCAGGTACATATTGTGTACGATGCATTTGCCGGTTTTCAGAAAGCAGCATACCTGCCTGAATTTGTAGATGCTCCTACCTATATGGAAATGGTGAATGCCGCGCAGGCCAACATCGGTGGTAATCCCATTTATACAAACGACGTTATCCAGAAAACACGCGATGGTGTAGATCCATTGCTTTATCCCAATACGGACTGGAAAAAACTGGTGCTTAAGAACCAGGCATTTTCCCAGCAACACTCCATTGGTGTAACGGGAGGTAACAGCCAGGCCCGCTTTGCGGTGAATGGTACTTACCTGCAGCAGGATGGCATCATTAATCAAACCTCCGCCGAAAGATATTCCCTGAGAGCAAATACAAGTGTTACCCTGCGGAAGAACTTATCCATGTACCTCGATCTGTCCCTTTCAAGAAAAGAAACTAATCGTCCTATTAACCGCTATACCAATTTCCAGGACGGTGACGGGGCAGGATATATCCTGTACGAAACATTCAGGGTCCCACCGAATATTGTATCTAAATACCCTTTGCGGGCAGATGGCTACCAGGCTTATGGCAACTACGCAGAGATGCTGAATCCTGTAGCTGAACTGGAACAGGGCGGCTTTACCAAATCCCGTGAAGATAATATCTCTATCAATTTCCAACCGCAGTGGGAGGTGCTTCCCGGATTGAAACTAAAAGGACAATACCTGTTCCGTTTATTGAGTACAGGCAACATCACTTCCCGTGATGCCTATAACTTCCTGGATTACTATACCAACGCTTTGCTTTTTCAATATGGTTCCACGCATACTTCCGCTATTTACAAACGGAACTATCAATACATGGCGGCTACGCTTGATTATACCAGGACCTACAATAAACACACGATCTATGCAGTGGGTGGTATTACACGCGAAACGGATAATCCTGATCAGTCCAACCAATTCGCTGAAGCTACGCTGGCTTCCTATTTCGTAAAGGTCAATTATATCTTCAATGATAAATACCTGTTTGAAAGCACCTTGCGGACGGATGGTTCATCTAAGTTCGGGCCAGGCAAAAAGTGGGGATATTTCCCATCTGTAGCAGCTGGCTGGAATGTGCATAAGGAACCATTTATGCAGGGAGTGAAATTCATCAGTAACCTCAAGCTGCGTGCATCTTATGGTCTTTTGGGTAATAACCAGGGCATCGGATTGTACAAATATCAGAGTACTACTAATACCAACGGTACCGAAGCCACTATCGGTAACCCGGACCTCACATGGGAAAGCGTAAAAATGCTGGATGCAGGGGTAGACATCGGGTTGCTGAAGGACAAATTGAACTTTACTTTCGACTGGTACAACAAACTCACAGAAAATATCCTGCTGAACGCTCCGCTTTCTTATTCCTCGGGTATCGGCCCTCAGCCTATCAATGCAGGTAGCGTCCGGAACAAGGGATGGGAGCTTGCACTGAACTATGCTACTAATATCAAAGCAGTTTCCCTCGGCTTTAATGCAGGTTATTCTTATTATAAGAATTCCATCCTGGCCCTTAAAGACGGGCCCTATTACGATAAGAATACTATCCAGAAAGAAGGCTTGCCGATCGGAAGTGCTTATGGATACCGTACTATGGGCCTTTTGCAACAGAAAGACGTGGATGCAGGTGTGCCTATGATAGGATCAAAAACACCTTCAGGACCAACACAAACGGCGGGAGATATCCGGTATATGGACCTGAATAATGATGGCACTATAACAGAAGCAGATCAAACCGTAATAGGTAATACTAATCCGCAGGGTAATTACTTCCTGAACGTACGTGTTGGATTCAAAAATTTTGATGTAGAAACATTGCTGAACGGGTTTACGGCATCGGATGTGTTTTATACCGGCAGATACATTACCCCACTAAACCTCAGTGGTGGTGGCGGAACGCCCATGGTGTGGCAACAGGATACCTGGACACCTGCTAATACAGATGCAGCCTATCCACGCATAACACCCAGCCCTACAGATAATGCACGCTTTTCAGATTACTGGCGTACAAATGGTGCTTTTATACGGGTGCGTTTTATACAGATCGGCTATACCATTAAATCACCACTTTTCACAAGGGCAGGCATTTCTAATGCCCGTATCTATTTCAACACCCAGAATCCTTTCACGATTACAAGTATGAAATATCTTGATCCGGAAACGAAAGGAACAGATAATACTTATCCGCTCATGCGATTCTATACACTAGGGGTGAATATTAAATTATAA
- a CDS encoding Rossmann-fold NAD(P)-binding domain-containing protein, whose product MKQFISVEDVPGVPQIADIALDYKKNPFKDKGLGENKTLGMIFLNPSLRTRLSTQVAARNLGMEVVVFNIDKEGWALEMNDGVVMNGSTTEHVKEAAAVMGQYFDIMAIRTFPGLKDKEEDYTEKYINQFIKYAGKPIVSLESATLHPLQSLTDVITIRERWNQPRKPKVVMTWAPHVRALPQAVPNSFAQWMNAWGEVDFVITHPEGYELDPKFSGKAPIIHNQKEALEGADFVYVKNWSSYKDYGKITCTDQSWMVTNETLKDTNNASVMHCLPVRRNVVIADEVLDGPQSIVIQEAGNRTWAAQAVLSEILKAR is encoded by the coding sequence ATGAAACAATTTATTTCCGTGGAGGATGTTCCGGGTGTCCCGCAAATCGCGGACATAGCACTGGACTACAAGAAAAATCCTTTTAAAGATAAAGGACTGGGTGAAAACAAAACCCTGGGAATGATCTTCCTGAACCCAAGTTTGCGAACACGTTTAAGTACGCAGGTGGCAGCCAGGAACCTGGGCATGGAAGTAGTGGTGTTTAACATCGACAAAGAAGGCTGGGCGCTGGAAATGAACGATGGTGTGGTGATGAACGGAAGTACTACGGAACATGTGAAAGAAGCAGCAGCAGTGATGGGTCAGTATTTCGATATCATGGCTATCCGTACATTCCCCGGTTTGAAGGATAAGGAAGAAGACTATACGGAGAAATATATTAATCAGTTCATTAAGTATGCAGGCAAGCCGATTGTGAGCCTGGAAAGTGCTACACTGCATCCTTTACAGAGTTTAACAGATGTGATCACCATCAGGGAACGCTGGAACCAGCCGCGTAAACCAAAAGTGGTGATGACCTGGGCTCCTCACGTAAGAGCACTGCCACAGGCTGTGCCTAACTCTTTTGCACAGTGGATGAATGCATGGGGTGAAGTAGATTTTGTGATCACACATCCGGAAGGATATGAGCTGGACCCTAAGTTCAGTGGTAAAGCACCTATCATCCATAACCAGAAGGAAGCATTGGAAGGAGCGGATTTTGTGTATGTAAAGAACTGGTCGTCTTATAAAGATTATGGCAAGATCACCTGCACAGATCAAAGCTGGATGGTGACGAATGAAACATTGAAGGATACAAACAACGCATCTGTGATGCACTGCCTGCCTGTAAGAAGGAATGTGGTGATTGCGGATGAAGTGCTGGACGGACCACAGTCGATTGTGATCCAGGAAGCGGGTAACCGTACCTGGGCTGCGCAGGCGGTGTTAAGCGAAATATTAAAAGCAAGATAA
- the argB gene encoding acetylglutamate kinase, giving the protein MMVYVIKVGGNVIDNPVLLEQFLADFAKVQGKKILIHGGGKIATRIGDKLGITANYVDGRRITDAATIDVVTMVYGGLVNKQIVAKLQAVGCNAIGLTGADANSIPASKRPVKEIDYGFVGDVVAEELNISSVKLLLDAGLTPVFSPLTHDGKGQILNTNADTIASSLAIALSGSYAVRLIYCFEKKGVLRNAADDDSVINLINRDIYQTLLAEGVLTDGILPKLQNAFNAIESGVKEVLIGHADDVRKNTTDAVAGTLIC; this is encoded by the coding sequence ATGATGGTATATGTGATCAAAGTAGGCGGCAATGTGATCGATAATCCTGTTTTACTGGAGCAGTTCCTCGCGGACTTTGCCAAGGTCCAGGGAAAGAAGATATTGATCCATGGCGGCGGAAAGATTGCTACACGCATCGGAGATAAATTAGGCATTACAGCCAATTATGTAGATGGCCGGCGCATTACAGATGCCGCCACAATTGACGTGGTAACGATGGTGTACGGTGGCCTGGTGAATAAACAGATCGTTGCAAAGCTACAGGCTGTTGGCTGTAATGCCATTGGATTAACGGGGGCAGATGCGAATAGCATACCTGCTTCTAAACGCCCTGTGAAAGAGATCGATTATGGATTTGTGGGGGATGTGGTTGCTGAAGAACTGAATATTTCCTCTGTGAAGTTATTGCTGGATGCAGGCCTCACCCCTGTATTCTCTCCACTGACGCATGATGGGAAAGGGCAGATCCTGAATACAAATGCAGATACCATTGCCTCTTCACTGGCTATCGCTCTATCCGGCAGTTACGCAGTACGCCTGATCTATTGTTTTGAGAAGAAGGGCGTGTTGCGAAATGCAGCAGACGATGATTCCGTGATCAACCTTATCAACCGTGATATCTATCAAACGCTACTGGCAGAGGGCGTATTAACAGACGGTATTTTGCCGAAACTGCAGAATGCTTTTAACGCCATTGAAAGTGGTGTGAAAGAAGTACTGATCGGCCATGCTGATGATGTGCGGAAGAATACCACCGATGCTGTAGCGGGTACTTTAATATGCTAA
- a CDS encoding FecR family protein: MEDKNYLEELFKRYLNNECSPEEIAFLLQHFDSRKGESDLRRLVRNELLASTTSDTGQEAMKDTLKQVYQQVADKTFLKEKPSGGKVVRMPRRTIITLSICASLALLVTTLYLGRGYMTGIFNPEIQVSTLKGERKQFQLADGTSIWLAPASKLNYRENSREITLQGEAFFDVAKDDAHPFIVHTGKTNTTVLGTTFNIQAYNDRADIEIVLLTGKVKVDANHNNVLLSPYQRAVFNSVSGMLKKEDYPDAFAALARKEGKFKYEGEVLKNVIGDIERSYNTTIRLNKQLQGITYYGDFDQKKDKLETVLQQISLTYNARLKQTSTGWEIHK; this comes from the coding sequence TTGGAGGATAAGAACTACCTGGAAGAACTGTTTAAACGGTATCTGAATAATGAATGCTCTCCGGAGGAGATCGCATTTTTATTACAGCACTTTGATTCCAGAAAGGGCGAAAGCGATCTCAGGAGATTGGTGCGTAATGAATTGCTGGCATCCACCACGTCTGACACTGGGCAGGAAGCTATGAAGGATACACTGAAACAGGTATATCAACAGGTGGCAGATAAAACCTTCCTCAAAGAAAAACCTTCAGGCGGCAAGGTAGTTCGTATGCCCAGGCGTACTATTATCACCTTATCCATATGTGCTTCACTGGCGCTATTAGTGACTACGCTTTACCTGGGCCGCGGCTATATGACAGGGATATTTAATCCTGAGATACAAGTATCAACATTAAAAGGAGAAAGGAAACAATTCCAGCTTGCAGATGGTACAAGCATATGGCTTGCACCCGCCAGTAAATTGAACTATCGGGAGAATTCAAGGGAAATAACGCTCCAGGGGGAAGCTTTTTTTGATGTAGCCAAAGATGATGCGCATCCTTTTATTGTACATACAGGTAAAACCAATACTACCGTACTCGGTACCACTTTTAACATACAGGCTTATAACGATCGTGCAGATATTGAAATAGTGTTGCTGACAGGTAAAGTGAAGGTAGATGCGAATCATAACAACGTATTATTATCTCCTTATCAACGAGCTGTTTTTAATTCGGTAAGCGGTATGCTGAAGAAAGAAGATTATCCCGATGCATTTGCAGCACTGGCGCGTAAAGAGGGGAAATTCAAATATGAAGGGGAAGTCTTAAAGAATGTGATAGGCGATATCGAAAGGAGCTATAACACAACTATCAGGCTTAATAAGCAACTTCAGGGAATCACCTACTATGGGGACTTTGATCAGAAAAAAGATAAACTGGAAACGGTACTGCAGCAAATAAGCCTAACATATAATGCGCGTTTAAAACAAACCTCCACGGGATGGGAAATACATAAATAG
- a CDS encoding RNA polymerase sigma factor, with translation MNERELLLQLRAGDTGSFAQLYGLYSPRMLGFLLKLTKREEAAREILQEVFIRLWEKRNTLDPDKSFRSYLFRIAENCVVDFFRKAAQDKKLGKQLMDLASERYLHVEENIYEREKSAILNQAINLLPPQRKRVFELCKVEGKSYKEVSLMMGISVSTISDHLLKATRAIRQHILLSDHIATLLSFCIIRLLFP, from the coding sequence ATGAATGAAAGAGAATTGCTGCTGCAGCTCCGGGCTGGAGACACAGGTTCTTTTGCACAATTGTACGGTCTGTATAGCCCCCGGATGTTGGGGTTCCTTCTGAAACTCACAAAGAGGGAAGAAGCTGCCCGGGAAATATTACAGGAGGTATTTATCCGGTTATGGGAAAAGCGCAATACGCTCGACCCCGATAAATCTTTCCGCTCTTACCTTTTCCGTATTGCAGAGAACTGTGTGGTGGATTTCTTCAGAAAAGCCGCACAGGATAAAAAGCTGGGTAAACAGTTGATGGACCTCGCTTCTGAGCGTTACCTGCATGTGGAGGAGAATATCTATGAACGGGAGAAGAGCGCTATCCTGAACCAGGCCATTAACCTTTTACCGCCTCAGCGCAAGCGTGTATTTGAACTTTGCAAGGTGGAAGGGAAGAGTTACAAGGAAGTGAGCCTGATGATGGGGATCTCCGTATCCACCATCAGCGACCATCTCCTGAAAGCTACCCGTGCTATCCGCCAACATATACTCCTTTCCGATCATATTGCCACCCTGCTTTCCTTTTGTATCATTCGTCTTCTCTTTCCCTGA
- a CDS encoding GNAT family N-acetyltransferase, translated as MDTSPILENKRVLLRPLQTSDVDALLEVALEPSLWEVGLTRVSNREELEQYIAIALKERELGTSIPFVVIDKTTGKVAGSTRFCALVPQHKRSEIGYTWIHPSYQRSGLNRAMKFEMLRYAFEVMGLNRVELKTDERNLKSRNAMLAIGCKEEGIFRHHCITWTGWLRNSVYFSMLKEEWPEIKERVFGKYDL; from the coding sequence ATGGATACTTCACCCATACTGGAAAATAAACGTGTGCTATTACGGCCTTTGCAAACATCCGACGTGGATGCATTGCTGGAAGTAGCACTGGAACCTTCTCTCTGGGAAGTGGGCCTTACGCGCGTGAGCAATCGTGAGGAACTGGAACAGTATATAGCTATCGCACTCAAAGAGCGGGAGCTGGGAACAAGTATCCCTTTTGTGGTGATCGATAAAACAACAGGCAAAGTAGCCGGCAGCACACGTTTCTGTGCGCTGGTGCCACAACATAAACGTTCCGAAATAGGGTATACCTGGATCCATCCTTCTTATCAGCGTTCCGGCCTTAACAGGGCCATGAAGTTTGAAATGCTTCGTTACGCATTTGAAGTGATGGGCCTTAACCGGGTAGAACTGAAAACGGACGAACGTAATTTGAAATCGCGCAATGCCATGCTGGCTATTGGCTGCAAGGAAGAAGGTATCTTCCGCCATCATTGCATTACCTGGACCGGCTGGTTGCGTAATTCTGTTTATTTCAGCATGTTGAAAGAAGAATGGCCGGAGATCAAAGAACGTGTATTTGGTAAGTATGATCTTTAA
- a CDS encoding M20 family metallo-hydrolase — MCIEKHYEDAVQLLKQLIATPSFSKEEQGTAKILGQFMTDKGVAYNQHLNNIWALNKHFDPAKPTILLNSHHDTVKPNPQYTRDPFAPTVEDGKLFGLGSNDAGGCLVSLLAAFLHFYEKNDLPYNIVVAITAEEEISGVNGIESILNVLPEIDLAIVGEPTKTDLAVAEKGLMVLDCVAHGKAGHAARDEGENALYNAMDDINWFRTYRFPKVSESLGPVKMSVTVVQTSNKAHNVVPAECSFVVDIRATDQYTLEEMLEVIKQHVKCDVTPRSMRMRPSFIPRDHALVKAGLSLGKQLYGSPTTSDQALIPATSVKVGPGDSARSHTADEFIYLEEIRQGIDTYIKLLSIVNGVN; from the coding sequence ATGTGTATCGAAAAACACTATGAAGATGCAGTACAGCTTTTAAAACAACTGATCGCCACGCCTTCCTTTAGTAAGGAGGAGCAGGGCACTGCGAAGATCCTGGGCCAGTTTATGACAGACAAAGGGGTGGCTTACAACCAGCACCTCAACAACATCTGGGCACTGAATAAACATTTTGATCCGGCCAAACCCACTATTCTGCTAAATTCTCATCACGACACTGTTAAACCCAATCCACAATATACCCGCGATCCATTTGCTCCCACCGTGGAAGATGGTAAACTTTTCGGTCTTGGCAGTAATGATGCAGGTGGCTGTTTAGTAAGCCTGCTGGCTGCGTTCCTTCATTTTTATGAAAAGAACGATCTGCCTTATAACATTGTTGTTGCCATCACGGCAGAAGAAGAGATCAGCGGTGTGAATGGTATTGAAAGCATCCTGAACGTATTGCCTGAAATAGACCTGGCCATTGTAGGGGAACCCACAAAAACAGATCTTGCGGTTGCAGAGAAAGGATTGATGGTGCTGGATTGTGTGGCACATGGTAAAGCGGGGCACGCAGCAAGGGACGAAGGGGAGAATGCTTTGTACAATGCCATGGACGATATCAACTGGTTCCGCACTTACCGTTTCCCTAAAGTATCGGAATCCCTGGGCCCTGTGAAAATGAGTGTAACGGTGGTGCAAACTTCCAATAAAGCACATAACGTAGTACCTGCTGAATGTTCCTTTGTTGTGGACATTCGTGCAACAGATCAATATACGCTGGAAGAAATGCTGGAGGTGATCAAACAGCACGTGAAATGTGATGTAACACCCCGCTCCATGCGGATGCGGCCATCCTTTATTCCACGTGATCATGCATTGGTGAAAGCGGGATTATCTTTGGGCAAACAACTGTACGGTTCTCCCACTACATCGGACCAGGCATTGATACCAGCTACTTCCGTAAAGGTAGGCCCTGGTGATTCTGCCCGTTCGCATACAGCAGATGAATTCATTTACCTGGAAGAGATCAGGCAGGGGATAGATACGTACATTAAATTGCTATCCATTGTGAATGGCGTAAATTAG
- the argH gene encoding argininosuccinate lyase, translating to MKLWQKDKAALAAVEQFTVGRDREMDAYLAPFDVQGSLAHIAMLESIGLLEKEDLSVLQKELKNIYGEILDGNFVLEDGVEDIHSQVELLLTRRLGESGKKIHSGRSRNDQVLVDLKLFLRSELESIVAETKLLFDLLQQQSEKYKTHLLPGYTHLQIAMPSSFGLWFGAYAESLVDDLTMLHGAYTVVNKNPLGSAAGYGSSFPLNRTMTTELLGFETLSYNVVYAQMGRGKTEKLVAFALAGIAATLSKMAMDACLFMNQNFGFISFPDELTTGSSIMPHKKNPDVWELIRSHTNKLQALPNEIAMMTVNLPSGYHRDLQLLKENLFPAFTTLRNCLQMSRLMLENIRIKEDILKDEKYQYLFSVEVVNRLVLEGTPFREAYKQVGHDIENGVFKPDTNIQHTHEGSIGNLCTAEIKAQMEAVLKQFPFDKVHKAIEALVK from the coding sequence ATGAAATTATGGCAAAAAGATAAAGCAGCACTGGCTGCAGTTGAGCAGTTCACCGTTGGCCGGGACCGTGAAATGGATGCCTACCTGGCGCCGTTTGATGTGCAGGGCTCACTGGCACATATTGCCATGCTGGAATCTATCGGCCTGCTGGAAAAAGAAGATCTCAGCGTATTGCAAAAAGAACTGAAGAATATCTACGGTGAAATACTAGACGGGAATTTTGTGCTGGAAGACGGCGTAGAAGATATTCATTCCCAGGTGGAATTATTGCTTACCCGCAGATTGGGTGAGTCCGGTAAAAAGATCCACAGTGGCCGCTCCCGCAATGATCAGGTGCTTGTTGATCTAAAGTTGTTCTTACGGAGTGAGCTGGAATCCATTGTTGCTGAAACTAAACTTTTGTTTGATCTGCTTCAGCAGCAAAGCGAGAAATATAAAACCCATCTTTTACCTGGTTATACCCATCTGCAAATTGCCATGCCTTCCTCTTTCGGATTGTGGTTCGGCGCTTATGCGGAAAGCCTGGTAGATGACCTCACCATGTTGCATGGCGCTTATACCGTAGTGAATAAAAACCCCCTGGGCTCTGCTGCCGGTTATGGTTCTTCCTTTCCCCTGAACCGTACCATGACCACTGAGCTATTAGGTTTTGAAACACTCAGCTATAATGTGGTATATGCACAAATGGGCCGTGGTAAAACGGAAAAACTGGTAGCCTTTGCACTCGCGGGTATTGCCGCTACACTTTCCAAAATGGCCATGGATGCCTGTTTGTTCATGAACCAAAACTTCGGGTTCATTAGCTTCCCGGATGAACTGACTACAGGTTCTTCCATTATGCCGCATAAAAAGAACCCGGACGTATGGGAACTGATCCGTTCGCATACTAATAAACTACAAGCTTTGCCTAATGAGATTGCTATGATGACGGTGAATTTACCTTCCGGTTATCATCGTGATCTGCAATTGCTGAAGGAAAACCTCTTCCCTGCATTTACCACGCTGCGGAATTGTTTACAAATGAGCCGCCTGATGCTGGAGAATATCCGTATCAAAGAAGATATCCTGAAAGATGAAAAGTACCAATACCTTTTCAGTGTGGAAGTAGTGAACAGGTTAGTGCTGGAAGGCACGCCTTTCCGGGAGGCTTATAAACAGGTAGGCCATGATATCGAGAATGGGGTATTTAAACCGGACACGAACATTCAGCATACACATGAAGGGAGTATTGGGAATTTGTGCACTGCAGAGATCAAAGCACAGATGGAGGCGGTTTTAAAGCAGTTCCCCTTTGATAAGGTACATAAAGCTATTGAAGCGCTGGTGAAATGA